The nucleotide sequence TTCTATATCATTTGATCAAACAAGATGCGACTCATTTTGGCGAGCTATCAAGACAGATGAAAGATTGTTCTCGGCGAATGTTAGCCCTGCAACTAAAAGAACTCGAAGATGACGGAGTAATTGTGAAGCATCAATACCCAGTCATCCCTCCAAAAACAGATTATGAATTGACAGATTTTGGCCAAACATTAACCCCCGTTATCTTAGCCATGGAAAAATGGGGCAATTATTACAATAAAGTTAGTGCAGAAAAAAATGATTTAACTATTAATGCTTAAAAAAATTACAACTAATCCAGCATTAAAAAAATTGAAATCAAAAAACAGTCGTGGATTTTAGAACCACGACTGTTTTTCGTTATTCACTTTGAGTCATTTACAAATTATGCTTAAAAGTTTGGAAAACTTGTTAATAAGAAGAACACCATAAATAGCATAGGTCATGAACATTAATTAGACACCTTTAATTACCACATGAACAATTGTATATAATCCAATAAGGCCAGGAATTATTATAGCAGGCCAAATATAGGCAGATACATCTATAGGTAAAGACAAATTAAAAACTAGCAACATTGCAATGATCATTGCAATTATGATTACTACAGCATTGGACTTTTTGATCCAGAGAGTTGCTACACAAACAATTACTATAAAAAAAGTAACATTTTGTAACAACCACTGAGGGTGTCCATACCATGTATCGGGTCCAGTGTAATATCCCATATTTGAGAACCAAATATCAGCTGAGATAAAAAAGCACGATCCCAATAAACCTAATGAAATAACTATTAGCGATAATATATTAAAACCATTGATTGTTTTCAAATTATCCCTCCTAATATGTCAGACTAAAAACTTCTCTAGGCTTATATTTTGGTTTGAAATAATACACGATGTCGTGAGGATAAGTAACAAGTAAATTCAGCAAACTACCCCATGCTTCTGTCATGTTCCCGTAATTGACTATCGAACTTAATAACCTTCTGTCTACTTACCATCTTTCTTTACAACCGCTCGATACAGTTTCACCCCAAAGTATATTATTGCGACTAAGACAATGATGCTGATGATAGCGTTGATCACAATAAAGACCAAATCTCCCCAATAAATTGGAGCTCCAATGATAAACATAACTAGCCACCCGCTCTTTTATAATTACACCATTATTATATCCCTATTACCAAAAATATATCAATCCATCTTTTTGTTCAAACTCCCTATTTTCAGCAACGTTTTTCTTGGTATAATCAATTACCAGAAGCACAGTTAAAATATGTGTTACTGGCCAAACGCCCAAATATATAAATCGAGGTTTTTCCCCATGTTTAAGAACATAATCTTTGACTTAGATGACACCATACTCGACTTCACTCGTGGTGAAATCGAAGGAGTTACTAAAATTTTAAAAAAGAACGGAATTAATGATATCGACCATGGCCTTGCAACTTACATGCAGGTCAACGATCATGTATGGGAAATGATTGAAAAGGGAGCCCCCAGACAAGAATTGCTCAATACCCGTTTTTCAAAGGCTTTATCATTGCTAGGAAAAGAAGTTGATGGCGCTGCCACTGAGCGTACATATCGCCAGATGCTAGATCATAACTTTTACACGATTTCTGGCTCTGAACAACTATTAACGGCCCTTAAAAATAAAGGTGCCCGGTTACTTGTCGGTAGTAACGGTGTTAAGGAAACCCAATTGAGTCGTTTACAAGGTTCGGGCCTGACTAAATACTTTGACGATTTGTTCATTTCAGAAGATGTGGGTTACTCAAAACCCGATAAACACTTCTTTGACGCAATTCTTCAATCCGACCCATCAATTACCCCGGAAAATACCGTAATGGTTGGAGACAGGCTCCAATCAGATATTTTGGGTGCTTCCCGAGCCAACATCAGAAGTGTTTGGTATAATCCGGACGCTAAGGAAAATGAAATGGGCTATAGCCCGACATATACAGTTGCTAATTATAGTGAAATGGCAAAGGTAATTATGGCAGGTGCATAAACTTAAAAGCTCTGGTCGAATATCGACTAGAGTTTTTTTCGGTTAGTTAAGCTACTTTCTCGACACCGATAATAAATTAACTGATAATAAAAATTGAATACTGTTTTTTGACGCGAGTTAGAACTACAATGAAATGAGTGCAATTCGATTGGAACTAAGGGGGGAGCACAATGCTAAAAATAGTAAAAATTGGATTGGGGATCTTAACACTAATTAGTTTAACGGCGTGCTCTGATCAAGACCGCTCAACAATGCGTCCTGCTGAAAATAACTCGAACCACATCACTAAGTCAGCGGAAAAAAATCGGACTGGTCATTCACTGCCAACAAAACACAATTACCTGAAGATAGTGGTTGGGAGTCCGCAAAATGACTATTCCGGGACTGAGGTAAGTGAGGTTCGGGAAAAGTTTGGAGAACCAAACGAAATTTCTAAAATCGACATTGCTGGAACAAAGCGAAATGTTACTCAGTATAGTTGGAGTACTTTATCCCCCAACACCCACGCTTCTGCCATTACAGTCCAATTTTTGAGGAACCGGACAGTGGGTAAAGCTTTCGTAGCATCTGTTTCAGATAGTGCCACCACAGTTTCTGCCAATAAAGTGGCTAGAATCAAATCTGGAGCTAAGTATCAATCGGTATTAAAACAATTAGGAACACCAAATGGTGAGTCAGTGTTAGGAATAGGTACCCCTAGTCACGAACTCACATACTTAACTGACGAGAAAGGTCACGCAGTTAATTTGACGTTTATTGATAATAAGTTGGTTAACAAAAATACAACCAAAATAAAATAGGAACTGGATTAATAATCCAGTTCCTATTTTTTATAGCCGCTTATTCAATTCATCGCCAATTTCTTCAAAACCTGGTTTGCCAAGCAAGCCAAACATGTTGGTTTTATATGCTTCAACTCCAGGTTGGTTAAATGGATTAATTCCATTTAGGTAACCTGAAATGGCAATTGCAATCTCAAAGAAGTAAATCATGTAGCCGAGTGAATACTCTTTTTGGTCTGGCATGTGAACAGTCATTACTGGCACACCACCGTCGGTATGGGCAAGAACAACCCCTTCATAAGCCTTTGTATTGACCCAGTCCATAGACTTCCCTTCAAGGTAACCCAAGCCATCAAGATCTTTGTCAGCAGATGGAACGATTACGTCCTCGTTTGGTGTATCTAATTTGATGACAGTTTCAAATAAGTTTCTAAGTCCCTCTTGAATGTATTGGCCTAATGAATGGAGGTCAGTAGTAAAGTTAGCTGATGATGGATAAATTCCCTTTTGGTCCTTGCCTTCTGATTCACCTGCTAATTGTTTCCACCATTCAGAGAACATTCTTAGATTTGGTTCATAGTTTTCCAAAATTTCAGTGGTGTAACCCTTGCGGTACAAAATATTTCTTAATGCTGCATACTTATAAGCATCATTTTTAGTAACGTCAGTTTCGGTCAAATCATTTTGGGCATCGCGAGCACCATGCATAAGGTCGTCGATGTTACCACCAGATACGGCGATTGGTAATAATCCAACGGGGCTCAATACTGAATAACGGCCACCAACTCCATCAAGGATAACGAATGATTCCCAGCCGTTTACATCTGCTTCACGTTTTAGCGCCCCACGTTTGGCATCAGTAGTGACGTAAATTCTGCCATTGGCCTCTTTTTCACCGTATTTTTGAACCAGCTTTTCTTTAAATACCCGAAAGGCAATCGCCGGTTCAGTAGTTGTTCCTGATTTAGAAATAACGTTAATTGAAAAGT is from Lentilactobacillus curieae and encodes:
- a CDS encoding winged helix-turn-helix transcriptional regulator, whose protein sequence is MERNRHIYNCQEGCPIESTLQIISGKWKSVILYHLIKQDATHFGELSRQMKDCSRRMLALQLKELEDDGVIVKHQYPVIPPKTDYELTDFGQTLTPVILAMEKWGNYYNKVSAEKNDLTINA
- a CDS encoding YjjG family noncanonical pyrimidine nucleotidase, translated to MFKNIIFDLDDTILDFTRGEIEGVTKILKKNGINDIDHGLATYMQVNDHVWEMIEKGAPRQELLNTRFSKALSLLGKEVDGAATERTYRQMLDHNFYTISGSEQLLTALKNKGARLLVGSNGVKETQLSRLQGSGLTKYFDDLFISEDVGYSKPDKHFFDAILQSDPSITPENTVMVGDRLQSDILGASRANIRSVWYNPDAKENEMGYSPTYTVANYSEMAKVIMAGA
- a CDS encoding DUF3862 domain-containing protein, which gives rise to MLKIVKIGLGILTLISLTACSDQDRSTMRPAENNSNHITKSAEKNRTGHSLPTKHNYLKIVVGSPQNDYSGTEVSEVREKFGEPNEISKIDIAGTKRNVTQYSWSTLSPNTHASAITVQFLRNRTVGKAFVASVSDSATTVSANKVARIKSGAKYQSVLKQLGTPNGESVLGIGTPSHELTYLTDEKGHAVNLTFIDNKLVNKNTTKIK
- a CDS encoding glucose-6-phosphate isomerase, producing MSYIKLDSSKLDKFVHENELSEMQALVNAADDELRNGTGAGNEYRDWLDLPTNYDQDEFARIQAAADKIRKDSKYLITIGIGGSYLGGQMAIEVLHSNFFTRNSDETQVIFAGNSLSSSYLSELLDLVGNDDFSINVISKSGTTTEPAIAFRVFKEKLVQKYGEKEANGRIYVTTDAKRGALKREADVNGWESFVILDGVGGRYSVLSPVGLLPIAVSGGNIDDLMHGARDAQNDLTETDVTKNDAYKYAALRNILYRKGYTTEILENYEPNLRMFSEWWKQLAGESEGKDQKGIYPSSANFTTDLHSLGQYIQEGLRNLFETVIKLDTPNEDVIVPSADKDLDGLGYLEGKSMDWVNTKAYEGVVLAHTDGGVPVMTVHMPDQKEYSLGYMIYFFEIAIAISGYLNGINPFNQPGVEAYKTNMFGLLGKPGFEEIGDELNKRL